One part of the Triplophysa rosa linkage group LG5, Trosa_1v2, whole genome shotgun sequence genome encodes these proteins:
- the slc44a5a gene encoding choline transporter-like protein 5-A isoform X2, protein MCVSKCPDRFATYTDMQILDSFNKSHWDYYKQFCKPGFNNPKKSVAQVLRDEDCPSMIVPSRPFLQRCFPDFMTRNGTLTVANKTAFKDALDTARSVTELKDAANGITGILEAKEVGMKIVEDYASSWYWIVIGLFLALVISLIFILMLRFTAGFLLWFIIIAVILLLAYGIWHCYWEFTYLRETPEADVTISDIGFQTDLHVYLQLSQTWLIFLVTLGLTEVSIVIMLIFLRRRVRIAIALLKEGSKAISYITSALFYPIITFVLLAICISYWAMTAVFLASSGDAVYKVTSPLHNCKYANLTCSPENFQRTNITKQCPGAQCLFAFYGGESLYHRYIFILQLCNLLVFLWLVNFIIALGQCTIAGAFASYYWAKKKPADIPPCPVFSSFARALRYHTGSLAFGSLILAVVQLIHVILEYLDHKLKGAHNVLARFLLCCLKCCFWCLERFIRFINRNAYIMIAIYGKNFCTSAREAFYLLMRNVVRVAVLDKVTDFLLFLGKLLIAGSVGVIAFLLFTRKIPIIQDEVPVLNYYCVPLLTVIFGSYLIAHSFFSIYAMCVDTLFLCFCEDLERNDGTPAKPFLMSPGLKRILGRPEQSPKKTRG, encoded by the exons tcTGTTGCACAAGTTCTAAGAGATGAAGACTGCCCGTCGATGATAGTGCCGAGCCGACCAT TTTTGCAGCGTTGCTTCCCAGATTTTATGACCAGAAATGGCACATTAACAGTTGCTAACAAAACTGCTTTTAAAGATGCACTGGACACAGCAAGAAGTGTGACTGAACTTAAGGATGCAGCTAA TGGTATTACAGGTATCCTTGAGGCCAAAGAAGTTGGAATGAAGATCGTGGAGGATTATGCCAGTTCTTGGTACTGGATAGTGAT AGGGCTGTTCCTAGCGCTGGTCATCAGTCTCATCTTCATCCTGATGCTGCGTTTCACCGCAGGCTTCCTCCTCTGGTTCATCATCATCGCTGTTATCCTGCTGTTGGCCTACG GCATCTGGCACTGTTACTGGGAGTTCACATATCTCAGGGAGACCCCCGAGGCCGATGTCACTATCTCTGACATCGGCTTTCAGACGGATCTTCACGTCTATTTACAACTCAGTCAGACCTGGCTCATCTTCT TGGTCACCCTGGGTCTGACTGAAGTCTCTATAGTCATCATGCTCATATTCCTGAGAAGACGGGTTCGTATTGCTATCGCTCTGCTCAAGGAGGGCAGCAA GGCCATCAGTTACATCACGTCTGCTCTATTCTATCCCATCATCACCTTTGTGCTGCTGGCTATCTGTATCTCCTACTGGGCCATGACTGCAGT ATTTCTTGCATCTTCTGGCGATGCTGTTTACAAAGTTACATCACCTCTTCACAACTGCAAGTATGCCAATCTGACCTGCAGTCCTGAG AACTTCCAGAGAACTAACATCACCAAGCAATGTCCTGGTGCTCAGTGTCTTTTCGCATTTTATGGAGGCGAGAGCCTGTATCACCGCTACATCTTTATCCTGCAGCTTTGTAATCTGTTGGTCTTCCTCTGGCTGGTGAATTTCATCATTGCGCTGGGTCAGTGCACCATCGCTGGAGCTTTTGCCTCCTATTACTGGGCCAAGAAGAAGCCTGCAGACATCCCTCCCTGCCCAGTGTTCTCCTCCTTCGCCAGGGCCCTACG GTATCACACAGGGTCTCTTGCATTTGGATCACTCATCTTAGCTGTGGTTCAACTCATCCATGTCATACTGGAATACCTGGATCACAAACTAAAAG GAGCTCACAATGTGCTCGCACGTTTTCTGCTCTGCTGTCTAAAATGTTGCTTCTGGTGTCTGGAACGATTTATACGCTTCATAAACAGGAATGCTTATATCATG ATTGCCATTTACGGAAAGAACTTTTGCACTTCAGCGCGGGAGGCGTTCTATTTATTGATGAGGAATGTagtgag GGTGGCAGTGTTAGATAAAGTGACAGACTTCCTGCTCTTCCTGGGAAAACTGTTGATAGCAGGAAGCGTTG GTGTCATTGCATTTCTGCTCTTTACACGCAAGATACCCATCATCCAAGACGAAGTTCCAGTGTTGAATTACTACTGCGTGCCTCTCCTG ACAGTAATATTCGGTTCCTATTTGATTGCGCACAGCTTTTTCAGCATCTATGCAATGTGCGTGGACACGTTGTTCCTTTGTTTCT GCGAAGACTTGGAGAGAAATGATGGGACACCAGCCAAGCCTTTCCTCATGTCTCCTGGCCTGAAAAGGATTCTGGGAAGACCCGAACAGAGTCCCAAAAAGACACGTGGTTAA